A genomic window from Pantoea alhagi includes:
- the matP gene encoding macrodomain Ter protein MatP, which translates to MKYQQLENLESGWKWKYLVKKYREGEPITRYIEISAAQEAVRALLAMENHPVEVLKWIEQHINPALENRMKQTIRARRKRHFNAEHQHTRKKSIDLEYLVWQRLAGLAQRRNSTLSDTIVQLIEDAERKEKYASQMSTLRQDLQAILGKDDVS; encoded by the coding sequence ATGAAATATCAGCAGCTGGAAAATCTTGAAAGCGGATGGAAATGGAAATACCTGGTAAAAAAATACCGGGAAGGGGAGCCGATTACCCGTTACATTGAAATCAGCGCCGCACAGGAAGCCGTCAGGGCTTTGCTGGCCATGGAAAACCATCCGGTAGAGGTGTTGAAATGGATTGAGCAACACATTAATCCGGCGCTGGAAAACCGTATGAAGCAGACGATTCGTGCGCGCCGTAAACGTCACTTTAATGCCGAGCATCAGCACACGCGTAAGAAATCGATCGATTTAGAATATCTGGTGTGGCAACGGCTGGCGGGGCTGGCGCAGCGTCGCAACAGCACCTTATCGGATACGATCGTACAGTTGATTGAGGATGCTGAGCGAAAAGAAAAATATGCCAGCCAGATGTCGACGCTACGTCAGGATCTGCAGGCTATTTT